The segment GAAGATAAGTACGAGGTAAAACAGAACTGATATGTACCGTGTTTAAGAAATATATGAATGAATAGTAGAGGAAAAAAACAGGTTACTtaggttattttcattttagcaAGTAAACACCCTTTCGCTCGGAGACGTGTTGATCAACTGCCGGCTGGGCTCATCGAGCCCAATCAGATTTCTAATCGACTCTGGTGCGGACGTCAACATCGTCGCAGGCCATGACTGGGACCATCTTAATGAGCAACGCAAGTTAGGAATGGTGAATCTTGAGTCGATTGACATCCCTAGGAAGAGTTTACACGCGTACGCCATCAGTAAACCTATACTTATCGCAAATGCTTTCAGAGCTGAAGTACAGGTGGATCACTCCAATAAACCTGTAGTAACAGCAGATTTCTTCGTGGTAAGAGAAGGTCGTCAATCGCTTTTGGGTAGATCGACTGCTAGCGATATGGGCTTACTGAAAATTGGATCATCAATCAATAATTGCGAATTCCAGAGTGACGTGTTCCCCAAAATGCCGGGTGTGAAAGTGAGGTTTAGTGTCGACCGTTCGGTAGCTCCTGTAAGGAACGCATATTATAATGTTCCCGCTGCGTACCGTGACGGCGCCAGGAAAAGGTTACAGGAAATGGAGTCGCGTGGTATCATAGAAAGAGTTACATCAGCTCCAGTGTGGATCAGTGGCATGTCTGCCGTTGCAAAGGGTAAAGACGACTTCCGTCTCGTGGTGAATATGCGGGCTCCTAATAAGGCCATTAAACGAGAGTACTTTCGGTTACCTTTAATCGAAGAAATCAAGGTTAAGCTACACGGAgctaaatatttttccaaactAGATTTATCGAACGCTTTTTACCACTTAGAGTTGTGCAAAGAATCGCGTGATTTAACGACATTTCTAACTGAAAATGGCATGTTTCGCTTCACTCGACTTATGTTCGGTGTTAATTGTGCCCCTGAAATTTTCCAAAGAGAAATGTCCCGtattttagaaaaaatcgaaaacaaggTCGTGTACATCGACGATGTTCTCCTATTTGGTGGGACATTAGAAGAGTTGCGAAGTACAGTTTCTCAGGTATTAAGGATATTGAGACAAAATAACTTGACTCTTAACACAGCGAAATGTGAGTTTGATAGAACTTGCCTCAAATTTATTGGACATGACTTGGACGAGAAGGGCTTCCACATCAATGAGCAAAAAATTAAGGACATACGCAAATTCCGCAGCCCCGTCAATGCTTCTGAGCTCCGCAGCTTTTTAGGGTTAGCCTCTTTCGTCAGCCCATATATTAAAAACTTTGCAGACATTTCTGCCCCTTTGTGGCCCATAGTTACTGCTAAATCCTGGAATTGGGGAGAAACCCATGAAAAGGCATTCGAACTTGTAAAAGATCGCATTGTACACTGCACAGTCTCCTTGGGATATTTTTCAGAACGGGACAAAACCATACTATACACGGATGCTTCTCCTAATGCTCTAGGAGCCGTACTGGCACAAAAATCGTCGGACCGATCTTCGCGAATAATAAGCTTTGCTTCGAAAGCACTGACAGAAACAGAGAAAAAGTACGCTCAGAACCAGCGTGAAGCTCTAGCGGCAGTTTGGGCGGTGGAGTACTTTTCCTACTTTCTGCTAGGAAGGTATTTCGTTTTGCGTACGGACGCCGCAGGCATAACATTCATTCTCAATAGACACCGTGAAAACTCCAAAAGAGCACTGACTAGAGCTGATGGTTGGGCTTTAAGGCTTACTCCCTATAACTACGACGTGGAATACGTGCGGGGGCGTGATAATATAGCCGATCCTTCCTCTAGGCTATATGAAGGATCTAGCGAGCCCTTCGATGAGGATTCTAGCCCTTGGGAGATTGCCCGCCTAGAAGCGAATACGATTACGTTTTTAACTGATGAGGAAGTTAAAAATGCTACAGCATCCGATGAAACATTACAACGAGTGTCAGATGCGCTAGAAACTGGGAATTGGCCTAAAGAATTGCGAAAATTCCATGCGATATCGGAGTATTTATCTAAACGAGATGGGATAATAATTAAGAGTGGTTGCGCTGTTATCCCGGAAAATCTTCGAAATAAAACTTTAGAAATGGCACATTCCGGTCATCCATTGGCAGCCAAATTTAAAAGCATCTTAAGAGAGCGAGTATGGTGGCCAGGAATGTCAGAAGATGCTGAACAGTGGGTCAGGTCCTGCTCCGCATGTGCTGTCAACGGAAAACCCGAGAAACCGACGCCATGGAACGCACGTTTGCCCCAAAAACGGTTTGGGAGACTATTGCTATGGATTTTAATGGGCCATATCTCAAATTTGGAGGAATCTTAATTCTGGTAATTATCGATCTCAGATCAAGGTATGCTATTACACGACCGGTAAAATCAACCAGCTTCACCAACACAAGAAAAATCCTAGATGAGGTATTTGATAGGGAAGGGTTCCCGGAGGCTATCAAAACCGACAATGGGCCACCGTTCAACGGCGAGGAATACAAACAATATTGTGCGAGTCGGGGAATTCGAACAATTTTCTCAACACCCTTTTTCCCGCAACAGAACGGATTAGCCGAAAGTTTCATGAAGGTTGTCAACAGAGCGATGTCCACAGCGTGCACCAACGGAACCAGCTATGTGGAGGAACTCCAAGCCGCCGTACACGCATATAATGCTGCAACACACTCGATTACTAAATTCCCCCCTGAAGAGATAATGTTGGGACGGAAAGTTAAACGTGGATTACCCTTAATAAGCCGTGGCAAAACAAATCACGATGACGAAGTGTTTAACGATAGAGACCGTGAAGCAAAACTGagatcaaaagagagagagGATAAACGAAGAGGTGCAAAAAGAAGTGCTGTAAAACCGGGGGATACGGTAATAATCGAACGGCAGCTGCGGGCGAAGGGTGATTCTAGGTTCGACATTAAGCGGTACACTGTGACCGAAGAGAATAATGGTAGCTTACTGTTGACCGACGAAGAGGGAAGAATACTAAAGAGACATGTTTCGCAAGTAAAAAAAGTGTATCAGTGGCGAGAGAAGAGCCCTGAACACATTGATAAATCCCGACAGATTCCGGTGGAATCTGAACATGATCAACGACTCCAAAGACCACGAAAGGTCCCCTCTTACTTGTCTGATTATGTGAGCTGTATTCAGGATATGTGgttttaaacaaataaatacAAACTTCAATGTATAAGTAATACCATCTTTTGTTCACACAAATAATACCATCTTTTGTTCACACAAATAGCAAATACATGAACCTTAAGCCAGTCCACCTACGCAATATTACAAATACCTTTTTTTTCGGTGGAGAAGGGAGATGTGAGGATTGCTAGTTAATGCATAAACTATGCCTTCATATTTGCCCATCTATATTAATGAAATATACTAATGATGTACTAGATCGCAGCAAACTTCATTATTTACATCGGTCAACACTGATCGTTTAGCTGTCACTTTCGTACACGGGGTGAAAGAACAAATGGAAGGCAACATTCTTTCTCCATTCTATCCCAGACGGCAAACGGACCAGTTGGTAAGTTGCGTGACTGCAGGAATTAGATTTCCTCGCTGGATGATTCCTTGGTAAGATCCCGGGTTTTCacagagtctccatttggatgcctccaggtgtgtttccgaatattcaaacgcgGAAAgcaggtgctacagatggccattcctctggccgcggcaaaatttatgagtctcagaccgttatcgttggtcgacagacgaaggctatgtcttctaatgactggacggaagaattcctccctcccgatctgcgcatttgcatctccgatgacgattttcacatcgtgttttgggcactctccataggtcctctcaagcctgtcgtaaaactcgtccttagcatcatcggatttatcatttgtcggtgcgtataaagttgattaggctgtagttgaagaagttgcccttaatcctcaacacgcatatacggtcatctacagGCCTCcatcggataactcgttgcttttgttttcccaacgcTACTAAACCGACtgcatgttctgcttttttgccgccattgtagtagatgtggtacttgaaagaagtgcctgcaatagggtctactgcacggaactccctttctccggaatttggccaccgaactttcTGAAttgcagcgatctccactccgagttgatgcagctctcgagcaagcaagccagccggtgccggttcatggagagttcggacattccaggtaccaagtttccaatcgttatcccttaatcgttttctggtcccttgccgtgtcctatacggATTGTTCTGTCCTGAAattctttcttcgttatttgtggtaattgagttttcggtatactggtAATTGGTCGCGCCCCAGGAGAAGTGATAAGACTCCTCAACCAGAAGCACCGCGATAAACCTAGCCCAATCTGATGTCCTGGAGGTGAACATTTATTAAAAAGTGAACAATCAACCCTACCTTTCGCCCAATTGTAtccacatactgcaagaatttattcaaaactgatgtcttatgTGAAAAAGGGATcgacggaatattcatgcatgtgacaaGATGTAGTAATTTTCAATGTAAGGAAGAATTAGCTACTGTCTGACCGGAAATAGGTTTTGGGAgtttacaatttataatttgttgctttacaattagttgcatgcaattgtttacatactttTGATTGTATTGTGGTCAAGTGTGAAATAATGgaaataactgataaacagagtgtcgaaaaaaatattaatgtgtGTTGTGGACGTTAGTGGACGTTAGCtaaatgatgatattttaactgtcataattttaacgCGTTGTTCGTACGTTAGTTGAAAGGTAATTATATTTTAAATCAAACTGTCAATAAAAAGTACTATATATCAAATATTTGCAAGGAAATTAGACCTACGAGAGCCCCTCGTTCgtgcccctaggcacagacTTTCATGTGTTTTATACCaactcatgtctctcagaggtcaTATGGCCGATTCCTGGAACTGGATAAGTTCGTTTCATGCATGGATCAATAAAGAAATCTGTCCGGGGACTGGAACCGGCCATAtgacctctgagagacatgagatgatgaCAAATCGCTATTTtttcgagtgctgatgtttttttggCTTCTTCTTGCGGTAGAAAGTTAGATAAACTGTCTTCAAACACTTATtccaatttcgaaaattttctttttcgatGGCAGTTGATGTTGTCGATTTCTTCAATGGATATTAATATTAGAAACGCTCCGGCACTCGTTACTTCACTGAAGAAATGTTAAAAGTTTCACTCAAATCGGAGTAAAACCATTAAGGTGATAGGTGaagggattcagtaccgtttcaccttaaatgTGATGTGACCTTTAGTGATTTAGTGTTATATAGTCATTTTACCTGAAACTGCAcaataacaaatttttctcagagACTTTTTCTGTAGATATTTGATTTATTACACAAtaagccattacaaatattttaaaaagtttctgTCCCTCCGGTGgctcagtggcccaacactgaaggggggggaggcgaaaaaacaaaaagaattttttaatcgagccaaaaaaaatggattctaggcatttttattttaagtttaaacgtgaaaaccaaatctatttttgcttttaatatatacgttgtttatttccatgcaaaaatctacgaaaaaagacaaaaacgaaagagaaattttttggccgattttcggaaattccgctgtttgactTTCCACGTCTATTTCATGCGTTTCATGTGGAGAAAACTGGCAGCTCTGGGATAGCTAAGAGATGTGAGCCGCTTTTGTTTATAAATTTTCATTCAGGCAGGCTCTCTCTTATCAGCACGCGTATCATTCATTATAAGTTTTATCAATTTTGCATAAGCTTCAACTTAACTGTGTACATGTAGATTCTTTTGAAAGGCCTAAAACTATAATGAAGGTAATTATTTGTATTTAAAACCGTCATCAAAACATTCGTATAATACAGCTGCCTTCTGTGTGCATTACAGAAATGGTTTCCAAATCATGGAATAATCTATTGTCGAACAGGCTTTAGTAAAAGCTCGGCAATAATATTTCCAAACGGGTTGATTCTTACATCAGGATTGGTTCTATTGCAAGCAACGAACTCCACAGATGCATTATGTAAAATACCCGATGAAGCACTAATTCAGCTTGAAGATCATCCTGAACTGTATCAGTTACGCGACCTGGATTTTGGAGTGATAACTGAAAATTCCAAAAATGAATTGACTGAGTTTAAAGCACAAGTCGCCTTTATAGTTTATTCAAAATCTATTGAAGCGACCATTAGGAATTTCTCCAGCTTGAAATTCTTAGTTGACGGTAGATACAAAAATGTTGCCGAGTATAGCAAATATTTTTCTACATTCCTGTTGCTACAAAAATCTGGGACAAAAATATCTGCTGTACAGATGAAGCATTCATTTTGGTATCTAATGAATAGCACAAGTTGTCAGTTAAATTTGCTGGAAGAAATAACATGTATTACTACTCCGTTCGGAAACGAACATTTTATAAACACCGTCAGTTATGGACATGTGGCCAATATCTTTGGAAGTAACAATTGTTTGGCTTTATTGAATGTTCAAACGGCTTTTGGTTGTGAAGGAGGAGGTGTTTATGACAGAAAACTGTATGTAACAGTTTCAGCTTTATCAGTTTTGTAggataacttttgagttttattCTTATTTCAGAAACCTACGCAGTATTCTGTTAGGGTCTTGTTTTAACAATCAAAACGATAACGTGAATTTTCCTCTAGCAGCAAACATTACAGAAATTTTCTTAGCACTTTTTAACAGAAACTTGCAACATAATCCAGAAGAATATGATGCTGCAAAGATCATTGAGTCTGTGTGCATGATTGATTCAGTGAATTGTTGGGGAACTGGCTGTATATTCCGCATGGAAAATTACCCACTAGTCATTACTTGCTCGCATGTCGTAAAAAGCGTaagtgttgaaatttttgaggtGAATCATACGTAAGCTctcatattttatttttccaaCAGGATAACATCAACTGTTTCGTTAAAGGTTGTGAACTTCAGCTCAACTTACTGTACAAAAATCCAGTATATGACAGCGCTTATGATATTGCAATATTATCAGTAGCTGATAGTTCTGATTTGCAAAAAATACAACCTTGCCGTTTGGCAAAATACCTCCCGAAAGTAGGACAAAAGGTTTATTCAGTAGGGTTTCCATTATTCAAAACCGTCGATTCTAATGAAAGATTTAAGCCAAGTATATTTTGCGGACGAATTACCAACTACACAAAAGGAGTTCTTATCACTGATTGCCCCGTGCAAGCTGGCCAAAGTGGCGGACCTATTTATGATACCAAAGGACATTTATTAGCAGTGATggtttcaaatttcaaaagttCCATCGATAATAAAGTGTACCCGCATCACAATATGTGCGTCCCGATTTGTGACATCATTCCCGCTATACAGAAATATGTTAAAACTAAAGGTACGTTTTTGGAATACAGACAAATGTTAAAATTACCACACTAGGATTGTACTTAAATTTTACAGATATTACGGCGTTAAAAGGACTTGAGGCCAATCGAACCATAATTGATAAATGGAAATTACAAAACTTAAAAATTCGGAACAAACTGTAGACTATGAGTAAAACTCAGTATCAGGTATTAGCACAGGAGATTAGTTTTTAATAACTGAAGAAAAAATGTGACTGTTGTCGCATTATCgaacagcacgttcctcacaatcgtgtGGAAAATTTGTGCGTTTTAAGACCTGAGATTCAAGACTACGTGATATTGTGGTTATAAGGGTGCGGGTGGGTTTTGAGGTATAACGGAAATTAAACTtatagatacaaaaaatatattaggAAATCGTTTTAGAGagattttccggattttcctaATAAAACTACCATCAAACcttaaatttttttgttttatttttgggaAAAGTGAGTTTTTCGACATAACCAGTGCCAGTAGCATTATCTGCGGTGTTATGTGAATTGAGTCACATGTCGTGAAAGATTCATTCTGATCGTGAAGCTCTCACTTAATTCGATTTGACCTCACGGACACCCAACGAAATGCAaatcgcctcgcagaataaagttccagattttttttaataatttaaatgcGAGAGTGCATCCGAGCCGCATGGTGATCTGTTTTTACCTGTGATATTGGCTTTATAACCAATAGAACCCACTGTGGATAAACGCCAGGCTACTAAACAGTTGGATAAtgcgtagggtaaccaacgtattttggaccccatcagcagctgtacataatttggacacttacagcaaaatcaaatcgaAGCATCCAAATTATGTATAGCTTCTGATGGagtccaaaacaggttggttaccctatcttCGGTGAAAAATCGTTGCATAATGGATCACAACGAACAATAAATTTATGGGTGGAACAATTATTGTAATGTACGCACGAGACGAAAACGGACTACGGATTAGAAATTCGGGACGTAAAACTGTCCATGTTCTAAATACAAGAGAGCGTTCGAGTTTAGGTGAATTTAACCGAAGAATTTCACTCCTCCGAACAAAACTAGGTAACAAGAAAGCCTTCAGTTGTTTCGTACAAATTGTACAATATACAACAGtaaaaaacacagaaaaacaaaaatctgtACCTGAGAATAGAAATTTCGAATATTCCTCACCTTGATATTTATCCTCATTGTCTCTCAACATATCGAGCATAAAACACTAATACATACAGataaggtttttttttcaaa is part of the Sabethes cyaneus chromosome 2, idSabCyanKW18_F2, whole genome shotgun sequence genome and harbors:
- the LOC128736257 gene encoding uncharacterized protein K02A2.6-like, which codes for MDSELTFSKHVEKIVTKANSLFGMVKRYSRELDDPYTIIAIYNGLVRTTIEYASVVWRPIYNVYINRIERVQKKFVRYAVRNLGWRDEMPDYRSLCLLVGINSLSDRRILIDVLFLKDVVSGKYSAPYLCSQVTNYEEFKNIIRKRDHKQAKCLILAGMFELPNSTAVTQKISIPTGNPTKYAQVDTFGRPNVRVDKHQEELTRRIRELEKVIAELNKTTNPPSSTDVATRTVVGPPDAIYSPAGLGISEQSLPSIRWDNMKPFPKGIPANKMWEAWTKYLENFEIAASLSNAHDPVRRVQLLFLSIGEELQGIVRTAKLRPSMDDPNCYSTFTNNIEQHLKSMTDTSAEHDAFLVMKQVDGESAVSFHARLMEKVWLCGYSTVDQDRHVRTQLLKGLRNRKLARASRIYGYDTNFIVQSATRDEAFPLNEPAVTDGTVAINQVYRRESVRQPKRRNNGPAEFEPRTKRFHNERPFPPGRRSRCPRCDLLAHKYGRCPAFDKNCNSCGRQGHFAAACRRNRVNTIQGRRVQSETINEDKYEQVNTLSLGDVLINCRLGSSSPIRFLIDSGADVNIVAGHDWDHLNEQRKLGMVNLESIDIPRKSLHAYAISKPILIANAFRAEVQVDHSNKPVVTADFFVVREGRQSLLGRSTASDMGLLKIGSSINNCEFQSDVFPKMPGVKVRFSVDRSVAPVRNAYYNVPAAYRDGARKRLQEMESRGIIERVTSAPVWISGMSAVAKGKDDFRLVVNMRAPNKAIKREYFRLPLIEEIKVKLHGAKYFSKLDLSNAFYHLELCKESRDLTTFLTENGMFRFTRLMFGVNCAPEIFQREMSRILEKIENKVVYIDDVLLFGGTLEELRSTVSQVLRILRQNNLTLNTAKCEFDRTCLKFIGHDLDEKGFHINEQKIKDIRKFRSPVNASELRSFLGLASFVSPYIKNFADISAPLWPIVTAKSWNWGETHEKAFELVKDRIVHCTVSLGYFSERDKTILYTDASPNALGAVLAQKSSDRSSRIISFASKALTETEKKYAQNQREALAAVWAVEYFSYFLLGRYFVLRTDAAGITFILNRHRENSKRALTRADGWALRLTPYNYDVEYVRGRDNIADPSSRLYEGSSEPFDEDSSPWEIARLEANTITFLTDEEVKNATASDETLQRVSDALETGNWPKELRKFHAISEYLSKRDGIIIKSGCAVIPENLRNKTLEMAHSGHPLAAKFKSILRERVWWPGMSEDAEQWVRSCSACAVNGKPEKPTPWNARLPQKRSRYAITRPVKSTSFTNTRKILDEVFDREGFPEAIKTDNGPPFNGEEYKQYCASRGIRTIFSTPFFPQQNGLAESFMKVVNRAMSTACTNGTSYVEELQAAVHAYNAATHSITKFPPEEIMLGRKVKRGLPLISRGKTNHDDEVFNDRDREAKLRSKEREDKRRGAKRSAVKPGDTVIIERQLRAKGDSRFDIKRYTVTEENNGSLLLTDEEGRILKRHVSQVKKVYQWREKSPEHIDKSRQIPVESEHDQRLQRPRKVPSYLSDYVSCIQDMWF
- the LOC128737556 gene encoding peroxisomal leader peptide-processing protease, with the translated sequence MKKWFPNHGIIYCRTGFSKSSAIIFPNGLILTSGLVLLQATNSTDALCKIPDEALIQLEDHPELYQLRDLDFGVITENSKNELTEFKAQVAFIVYSKSIEATIRNFSSLKFLVDGRYKNVAEYSKYFSTFLLLQKSGTKISAVQMKHSFWYLMNSTSCQLNLLEEITCITTPFGNEHFINTVSYGHVANIFGSNNCLALLNVQTAFGCEGGGVYDRKLNLRSILLGSCFNNQNDNVNFPLAANITEIFLALFNRNLQHNPEEYDAAKIIESVCMIDSVNCWGTGCIFRMENYPLVITCSHVVKSDNINCFVKGCELQLNLLYKNPVYDSAYDIAILSVADSSDLQKIQPCRLAKYLPKVGQKVYSVGFPLFKTVDSNERFKPSIFCGRITNYTKGVLITDCPVQAGQSGGPIYDTKGHLLAVMVSNFKSSIDNKVYPHHNMCVPICDIIPAIQKYVKTKDITALKGLEANRTIIDKWKLQNLKIRNKL